A genomic window from Erythrobacter sp. BLCC-B19 includes:
- a CDS encoding acetyl-CoA C-acetyltransferase, with protein MTRRAAICTPLRTPVGKFLGGLSSLNAGQLGAVILKALMERSGIDPARVDDVVFSQGYGNGEAPAIGHWSWLAAGLPIEVPGFQLDRRCGSGVQAVATAAMMVETGMADVVVAGGVESMSNVEHYTLAARGGVRMGDMVLHDRLSRGRVMSQPVERFGVITGMIETAENLAKDYGISREEADAFAVRSHQNAARAWAEGKFAEQLVPVTIPSRKGDPVIFDHDEGYRTDASMETLGKLAPIDLKRDPAAIVTAGNASQQNDAAAACLVVAEDKLEELGLTPMLWFGGWAAAGCDPSRMGIGPVPAVERLFERRGLSWDDIGMVELNEAFAPQVLAVLKGWGWSADDSRREILNVNGSGISLGHPIGATGGRILADMAHEMHRRGVRYGLETMCIGGGQGIAAVFERAA; from the coding sequence ATGACCAGACGCGCCGCCATCTGCACCCCGCTCCGCACCCCCGTGGGCAAGTTCCTCGGCGGGCTTTCGAGCCTCAACGCGGGCCAATTGGGCGCGGTGATCCTCAAGGCGCTGATGGAGCGCAGCGGGATTGATCCGGCGCGGGTTGACGATGTCGTCTTCTCGCAGGGCTACGGCAATGGCGAGGCGCCCGCGATCGGCCACTGGAGCTGGCTCGCGGCGGGCCTGCCCATCGAAGTCCCCGGCTTCCAGCTTGACCGGCGCTGCGGCTCCGGCGTGCAGGCGGTGGCGACGGCGGCGATGATGGTCGAGACCGGGATGGCGGATGTGGTCGTCGCGGGCGGCGTCGAGAGTATGTCGAACGTCGAACACTACACCCTCGCCGCGCGCGGGGGTGTGCGGATGGGGGACATGGTGCTGCATGACCGCCTCAGCCGGGGCCGGGTGATGAGCCAGCCGGTCGAGCGTTTCGGGGTCATCACCGGCATGATCGAAACCGCCGAGAACCTCGCCAAGGATTACGGCATTTCGCGCGAGGAGGCCGATGCCTTCGCGGTCCGCTCGCACCAGAACGCGGCGCGCGCCTGGGCCGAGGGCAAGTTCGCCGAGCAGCTCGTCCCCGTCACCATTCCGAGCCGCAAGGGCGATCCGGTGATCTTCGACCATGACGAGGGCTACCGGACGGACGCCTCGATGGAGACCTTGGGCAAGCTCGCCCCCATCGACCTCAAGCGAGACCCCGCCGCCATCGTCACCGCCGGCAATGCCAGCCAGCAGAACGATGCGGCCGCGGCCTGTCTGGTGGTGGCCGAGGACAAGCTCGAGGAGCTCGGTCTCACCCCCATGCTGTGGTTCGGCGGCTGGGCGGCGGCGGGCTGCGATCCTTCGCGCATGGGGATCGGCCCGGTGCCTGCGGTCGAGCGCCTGTTCGAACGGCGTGGGCTTTCGTGGGACGACATCGGCATGGTCGAACTCAACGAGGCCTTCGCGCCGCAGGTGCTCGCCGTGCTCAAGGGCTGGGGCTGGAGCGCAGACGACTCGCGCCGCGAGATCCTCAACGTCAACGGATCGGGCATCAGCCTCGGCCACCCCATCGGCGCCACGGGAGGCCGCATCCTCGCCGACATGGCGCATGAAATGCACCGGCGCGGGGTGCGCTACGGGCTCGAGACCATGTGCATCGGCGGCGGTCAGGGCATCGCGGCGGTGTTCGAGCGCGCCGCATGA
- a CDS encoding FAS1-like dehydratase domain-containing protein, which translates to MNFEAWIGREARAKDRLDEGLAARWLATFDLPRPHPPIMPQGIHFALCTPEAPTASLGEDGHPARDDSPDSFLPPFPMPRRMWASSKIAFHAPIPIGAVIERTSKVASISEKEGGSGRLAFVDVEHMTRANGTVAVIETQTLVYREAAAPDAPLSPPPPGESQFDPTGWDAHRTLTPDARLLFRYSALTFNTHRIHYDAPYAQGVERYRGLVVHGPLTASLLLQLAARELGENRLRTFSFRGLSPAIAGEPLHLVMRKGEAGYELAAFADDGRQVTQASAAV; encoded by the coding sequence ATGAATTTCGAGGCGTGGATCGGGCGCGAGGCGCGGGCGAAAGACCGGCTCGACGAGGGGCTTGCGGCGCGCTGGCTTGCCACCTTCGATCTGCCGCGCCCGCATCCGCCGATCATGCCGCAGGGCATCCACTTTGCGCTGTGCACCCCCGAGGCTCCCACCGCGAGCCTCGGCGAGGATGGCCACCCGGCGCGTGACGACAGCCCCGACAGCTTCCTGCCCCCCTTCCCCATGCCGCGCCGGATGTGGGCCTCATCGAAGATCGCATTTCACGCCCCCATCCCCATCGGCGCGGTGATCGAGCGCACCAGCAAGGTGGCCTCGATCAGCGAGAAGGAAGGCGGATCGGGCCGCCTCGCCTTCGTCGATGTCGAGCACATGACCCGCGCCAATGGCACGGTTGCGGTGATCGAGACCCAGACACTGGTCTATCGCGAGGCCGCCGCGCCCGACGCCCCGCTCAGCCCGCCGCCGCCGGGGGAGAGCCAGTTCGACCCCACGGGCTGGGACGCGCACCGCACCCTCACCCCCGATGCGCGGCTACTGTTCCGCTACTCGGCGCTGACCTTCAACACCCACCGCATCCATTATGACGCGCCTTATGCGCAAGGAGTCGAGCGGTATCGCGGGCTGGTGGTGCATGGGCCGCTGACGGCGAGCCTGCTGCTGCAACTGGCGGCACGGGAGCTGGGCGAAAATCGCCTGCGGACATTCAGCTTCCGCGGCCTCTCCCCCGCCATCGCGGGCGAGCCGCTGCATCTGGTGATGCGCAAGGGTGAGGCGGGCTATGAGCTGGCGGCCTTCGCGGACGACGGGCGGCAGGTGACACAGGCGAGCGCGGCAGTCTGA
- a CDS encoding right-handed parallel beta-helix repeat-containing protein, whose amino-acid sequence MTAKPSFALNALAAALLLPAAVLVAQPAPGAFTVVESGRSYASLQDAVDAVGNTRATIRIAPGEYRQCAVQEAGVIVYEAAQPGTVTLAGRACEGKASLVLRGTGAEIRGLTFSNINVADGNGAGIRLEAGALNVAYGRFQNSQQGILTAADPSINIYITRSTFTGLGTCENDAGCAHSLYIGDIGSLTVRESRFERGAGGHYLKARAARVVIEGNSFDDANGRGTNYMIDLPAGSVGRIADNWFVQGRDKENYSAFIALGAEDILHPSDGLKVENNEARFVPGLVRQSAFFADWTGSRIVMQGNRLAGGIKQYEQR is encoded by the coding sequence ATGACGGCCAAGCCTTCCTTCGCGCTCAACGCGCTCGCCGCTGCGCTGCTGCTGCCTGCAGCCGTGCTGGTCGCCCAGCCTGCCCCCGGCGCTTTCACCGTGGTCGAGAGCGGGCGCAGCTATGCCAGCCTGCAGGACGCGGTCGACGCGGTCGGCAACACCCGCGCCACGATCCGCATTGCGCCGGGCGAATACCGCCAGTGCGCGGTGCAGGAGGCGGGCGTGATCGTCTACGAAGCCGCCCAGCCCGGCACCGTCACGCTGGCGGGCCGCGCCTGCGAGGGCAAGGCATCGCTGGTGCTGCGCGGCACGGGGGCGGAAATCCGCGGGCTGACCTTCAGCAACATCAATGTCGCCGACGGCAATGGCGCAGGCATCCGGCTGGAGGCAGGCGCGCTGAACGTTGCCTATGGCCGCTTCCAGAACAGCCAGCAGGGCATCCTCACCGCCGCCGATCCGTCGATCAACATCTACATCACTCGCTCCACCTTCACCGGGCTTGGCACCTGCGAGAACGACGCGGGCTGCGCCCATTCGCTCTATATCGGCGATATCGGATCGCTGACCGTGCGCGAAAGCCGGTTCGAGCGCGGCGCGGGCGGCCACTACCTCAAGGCGCGCGCGGCCAGGGTCGTGATCGAGGGCAACAGTTTCGACGACGCCAACGGGCGCGGCACCAATTACATGATCGACCTGCCCGCCGGCAGCGTCGGACGGATCGCCGACAACTGGTTCGTGCAAGGCCGCGACAAGGAGAATTACTCGGCCTTCATCGCGCTGGGCGCCGAGGACATCCTCCACCCCTCCGACGGGCTGAAGGTCGAGAACAACGAAGCCCGCTTCGTCCCCGGCCTCGTCCGCCAGAGCGCCTTCTTCGCCGACTGGACCGGATCGCGCATCGTGATGCAGGGCAATCGCCTCGCAGGCGGGATCAAGCAGTACGAACAGCGATAG
- a CDS encoding acyl-CoA dehydrogenase family protein, with the protein MNAPTNLAAPANPGMDEETFEQFAEQLVRFVRERLIPAEAQVIAEDRIPEQIVNEMREMGLFGLSVPEEYGGAGLNMTQYARVVNIMAYAAPAYRSIFSINVGMFASALKNGATDAQKAEWYPKIAEGKIACFGLTEPGSGSDSAAMATTATPDPDGNGWILNGTKRYITNAPHADVALIMARTSKEPLPKNAHVSAFLVPMNSPGVSTGSPDKKMGQSGSHISDIMLDDVRVPGDALLGGETGKGFVFAMKSLDNGRISVGAAATGYARRALDSALRYANERKAFGEPIANFQLIQQMLADSEIEIYAAEAMMKDVTARADRGENILVKAAAFKVFASEMCGRVVDRVVQIYGGAGYLAEYDAERFFRDARIYRIYEGTTQILQLQIAKHMLREWRENV; encoded by the coding sequence ATGAATGCCCCAACCAATCTCGCTGCTCCGGCCAATCCCGGCATGGACGAGGAAACCTTCGAACAGTTCGCCGAGCAGCTCGTCCGCTTTGTCCGCGAACGGCTGATCCCGGCCGAAGCGCAGGTGATCGCCGAGGATCGCATCCCCGAGCAAATCGTGAACGAGATGCGCGAGATGGGCCTGTTCGGCCTCTCGGTGCCGGAGGAATATGGCGGCGCGGGGCTCAACATGACGCAATATGCCCGCGTCGTGAACATCATGGCCTATGCCGCGCCCGCCTACCGGTCGATCTTCTCGATCAATGTCGGGATGTTCGCGAGCGCGCTGAAGAATGGCGCGACCGATGCCCAGAAGGCCGAATGGTATCCGAAGATCGCGGAAGGCAAGATCGCCTGTTTCGGCCTGACCGAACCGGGCTCGGGCAGCGATTCTGCCGCCATGGCGACCACCGCCACCCCTGATCCGGACGGTAACGGCTGGATTTTGAACGGCACGAAGCGCTACATCACCAACGCGCCTCACGCCGATGTCGCCCTCATCATGGCGCGCACCAGCAAGGAGCCGCTGCCCAAGAACGCCCATGTCAGCGCGTTCCTGGTGCCGATGAACAGCCCCGGCGTTTCAACCGGCAGCCCCGACAAGAAGATGGGCCAGTCCGGCTCGCACATCTCCGACATCATGCTCGACGATGTGCGCGTGCCGGGTGATGCGCTGCTGGGCGGGGAGACCGGCAAGGGCTTCGTCTTCGCGATGAAGAGCCTCGACAATGGCCGCATCAGCGTCGGCGCGGCGGCGACCGGCTATGCCCGGCGCGCGCTCGACAGCGCGCTGCGCTACGCCAACGAGCGCAAGGCCTTTGGCGAGCCGATCGCCAACTTCCAGCTGATCCAGCAGATGCTCGCCGACAGCGAGATCGAGATCTACGCCGCCGAAGCGATGATGAAGGACGTCACCGCCCGCGCCGACCGGGGCGAGAACATTCTCGTCAAGGCCGCCGCCTTCAAGGTCTTCGCCTCCGAGATGTGCGGGCGCGTGGTCGACCGGGTGGTGCAGATCTATGGCGGCGCCGGCTACCTCGCCGAATACGACGCCGAACGCTTCTTCCGCGATGCGCGCATCTATCGCATCTACGAAGGCACGACGCAGATCCTCCAGCTCCAGATCGCCAAGCACATGCTGCGCGAGTGGAGAGAGAATGTATAA
- a CDS encoding GNAT family N-acetyltransferase: MSAITIRPERPGDEDTIHRLTEAAFRDMPFSEGDEQHLVDALRRDGDLALSLVAEDGTRIVGHIAFSRVSISDGTPDWYDLGPVSVWPELHRQGIGSALILHGIATLRTRGAAGIVLLGSPAYYSRFGFRHAPQLRYPGPPPEYFQCLVLSGDLPAGEVSYPPAFRAA; the protein is encoded by the coding sequence GTGAGTGCGATCACGATCCGCCCCGAACGCCCGGGCGACGAGGACACGATCCACCGCCTCACCGAAGCCGCCTTCCGCGATATGCCCTTCAGCGAAGGTGACGAACAGCACCTCGTCGACGCGCTACGCCGCGACGGCGATCTCGCCCTGTCGCTGGTCGCCGAGGATGGGACGCGGATCGTCGGCCACATCGCCTTCTCGCGGGTTTCGATCAGCGATGGCACGCCCGATTGGTATGATCTTGGCCCGGTGTCGGTGTGGCCCGAACTGCACAGGCAGGGGATCGGCAGCGCGCTGATCCTGCACGGCATTGCAACCTTGCGAACGCGCGGCGCGGCGGGGATCGTGCTGCTCGGCAGCCCGGCCTATTACAGCCGCTTTGGCTTTCGCCATGCGCCGCAACTGCGCTACCCCGGCCCGCCGCCCGAATATTTCCAGTGCCTTGTGCTGTCGGGCGATCTGCCCGCGGGCGAGGTCAGCTACCCGCCGGCGTTCCGGGCCGCCTAG
- a CDS encoding exodeoxyribonuclease III, with protein sequence MLTVATWNINSARLRVGLIEKLLTEAAPDILCLQEIKCESHLFPAEALAALGYTHQAVSGQKGYHGVATVSRVPIREVTRHDWQDNGEARHIGVEVVGRDLLVENVYVPAGGDVPDRAVNPKFGQKLDFLGRMTRWADTLDRPTLIVGDFNIAPLESDVWSHKQLLKVVSHTPIEVETLGKFQDAHGWVDLGRQHIPAPQRYYSWWSYRNPGWQENDKGRRLDHMWASPAVAGQARAHRVIEAARAWEQPSDHVPLITEFDL encoded by the coding sequence ATGCTGACTGTCGCCACCTGGAACATCAACTCGGCCCGCCTGCGGGTCGGCCTCATCGAAAAGCTGCTGACCGAGGCCGCGCCCGACATCCTGTGCCTGCAGGAAATCAAGTGCGAGAGCCACCTGTTTCCGGCCGAGGCGCTGGCCGCACTCGGCTACACCCATCAGGCGGTGAGCGGGCAGAAGGGCTATCACGGGGTCGCGACCGTCAGCCGCGTCCCGATCCGCGAGGTGACCCGCCACGACTGGCAGGACAATGGCGAGGCGCGGCACATCGGAGTCGAGGTGGTGGGACGCGATCTCCTGGTCGAGAACGTCTATGTCCCGGCGGGCGGCGATGTGCCCGACCGCGCAGTGAACCCCAAGTTCGGCCAGAAGCTCGACTTCCTCGGGCGGATGACCCGCTGGGCCGACACGCTCGACCGCCCGACGCTGATCGTCGGCGATTTCAACATCGCCCCGCTGGAAAGCGACGTCTGGAGCCACAAGCAGCTCCTCAAGGTCGTCAGCCATACGCCGATCGAGGTCGAGACGCTGGGCAAGTTCCAGGACGCGCACGGCTGGGTCGATCTTGGCCGACAGCACATCCCCGCCCCGCAGCGCTATTATTCCTGGTGGAGCTACCGCAATCCCGGCTGGCAGGAGAACGACAAGGGCCGCCGCCTCGATCACATGTGGGCCTCGCCAGCGGTCGCTGGCCAAGCGCGCGCGCACCGCGTGATCGAAGCGGCGCGGGCGTGGGAGCAGCCGTCCGATCACGTGCCGCTGATCACGGAGTTCGACCTCTGA
- the ppk2 gene encoding polyphosphate kinase 2, with the protein MGMKRKDYEAALEPLTLELVSMARWVKATGARVVVLFEGRDTAGKGGAITAVRDALNPRQCRTVALAKPTEAEMGQWYFQRYVAHLPTAGEIVLFDRSWYNRAGVEKVMGYASSEQVEAFLKAVPAFEKLLVDDGILLFKYWLAADQERQEERLRERLEDPLKRWKLSPIDLAAREKYDDYTKAREAMLKATHTDHAPWTLVDFNDQRRGRLTLVRDLLSRIPDTHEEPEAIDFPDLGRKPSKEKYKVLKPIADWEG; encoded by the coding sequence ATGGGCATGAAGCGCAAGGATTACGAGGCGGCGCTCGAACCGCTGACGCTCGAACTGGTCAGCATGGCGCGCTGGGTCAAGGCGACGGGCGCGCGGGTGGTGGTGCTGTTCGAGGGCCGCGACACCGCAGGAAAGGGCGGGGCGATCACGGCGGTGCGCGATGCGCTGAACCCGCGCCAATGCCGCACGGTGGCGCTTGCCAAGCCGACCGAGGCGGAGATGGGCCAGTGGTATTTCCAGCGCTATGTCGCCCACCTGCCGACCGCGGGCGAGATCGTGCTGTTCGACCGCTCATGGTACAACCGCGCCGGGGTCGAGAAGGTCATGGGCTATGCTTCTTCCGAGCAGGTCGAGGCTTTCCTCAAGGCCGTCCCCGCCTTCGAGAAACTGCTGGTGGATGACGGCATCCTGCTGTTCAAATACTGGCTCGCCGCCGATCAGGAACGCCAAGAGGAGCGCCTGCGCGAGCGGCTGGAAGATCCCCTGAAACGCTGGAAGCTCTCCCCCATCGACCTCGCTGCGCGCGAGAAATACGACGATTACACCAAGGCGCGTGAGGCGATGCTGAAGGCGACGCACACGGACCACGCGCCATGGACGCTGGTCGATTTCAACGACCAGCGGCGCGGACGGCTGACGCTGGTGCGCGACCTGCTCTCGCGGATACCCGATACCCACGAGGAGCCCGAGGCGATCGACTTCCCCGATCTGGGCAGGAAGCCTTCCAAGGAGAAGTACAAGGTGCTGAAGCCGATTGCGGACTGGGAGGGGTGA
- the ribA gene encoding GTP cyclohydrolase II: protein MSLPPSPERRAAQAVDALRHGWPLAFDGGPVLLPVETAIAQGASAPRMLISAARAATLKLANQKEAAVPHAPVLIAGGEPFVLRDALPIADPALDLGNPLKGPFKAVSLDWAETAAAALELARIAGILPAFMVDPDGAGEAVPVAVADVAAYADAGALRIVTRARLPVSACEDAEIVAFRSAADLREHVALIIGKQSGDSQPLVRLHSECLTGDILGSLKCDCGPQLDAALHAMAHEARDSGGWGVLLYMRQEGRGIGLVNKLRAYRLQDQGFDTVEANQRLGLPDEARDFPVAARMLELLGATTIRLLTNNPAKVAALEAAGITVSERVPHQLPENPHNARYLATKRDRSGHLLT, encoded by the coding sequence CTGAGCCTCCCGCCGTCTCCTGAGCGCCGCGCCGCGCAGGCGGTCGATGCGCTGCGCCATGGCTGGCCGCTGGCCTTCGACGGCGGGCCGGTTCTGCTGCCCGTCGAAACCGCCATCGCGCAAGGTGCCTCAGCGCCCCGGATGCTGATTTCCGCCGCGCGCGCCGCGACGCTGAAACTCGCCAACCAGAAAGAGGCCGCTGTCCCGCACGCGCCCGTCCTGATCGCAGGCGGCGAGCCCTTTGTCCTTCGCGATGCCCTGCCCATCGCCGACCCGGCGCTTGATCTGGGCAATCCCTTGAAAGGCCCGTTCAAGGCGGTGAGCCTCGACTGGGCCGAAACCGCCGCCGCCGCGCTGGAACTGGCGCGGATCGCCGGGATCCTGCCGGCCTTCATGGTCGACCCCGACGGCGCGGGCGAGGCGGTGCCGGTCGCCGTTGCCGATGTCGCCGCCTATGCTGACGCTGGCGCCTTGCGCATCGTCACCCGCGCGCGCCTTCCGGTGAGCGCCTGCGAGGACGCCGAGATCGTCGCCTTCCGCTCGGCTGCCGACCTGCGCGAACACGTCGCGCTGATCATCGGCAAGCAAAGCGGCGACAGCCAACCGCTGGTGCGGCTCCATTCGGAATGCCTCACCGGGGACATCCTCGGCAGCCTCAAGTGCGACTGCGGCCCGCAGCTCGACGCAGCGCTCCACGCGATGGCGCACGAAGCGCGGGACAGCGGTGGCTGGGGCGTGCTGCTCTATATGCGGCAGGAAGGGCGCGGGATCGGCCTCGTCAACAAGCTGCGCGCCTATCGCTTGCAGGATCAGGGGTTCGACACGGTCGAGGCCAACCAGCGCCTCGGCCTGCCCGACGAAGCGCGTGATTTCCCCGTGGCGGCGCGGATGCTGGAGCTGCTGGGGGCGACGACGATCCGGCTGCTGACCAACAATCCGGCCAAGGTCGCCGCGCTGGAAGCCGCCGGGATCACTGTCAGCGAGCGGGTGCCGCACCAGCTCCCCGAAAACCCCCACAACGCCCGCTATCTGGCGACCAAGCGCGATCGCTCGGGGCATCTGCTGACGTGA
- the phhA gene encoding phenylalanine 4-monooxygenase — protein MATLADPRPDFTTLPDMAADVFTAPLARPAHVGEDWLEPAQTDYTAADHKVWDDLFARQMEVLPGRACSAFMAGLEKLDLGRGGVPDFGQLTEELGALTGWSVVPVPMLIPDHVFFWHLANRRFPAGNFIRTRDCMDYIEEPDVFHDVFGHVPMLTDPTYADYMQEYGRAGWKAMRYNRLKALGALYWYTVEFGLIEEAGGVRAYGAGILSGPTEAKFAVEAESPNRIMLNVDRVMRTDYVISDLQPTYFVIESFADLYRQTVERDFDRLYRSLPAGFTYANAAVIDVDNVLHRGTQEYHLRGGRGSGAAPV, from the coding sequence ATGGCGACTCTTGCAGACCCCCGGCCCGATTTCACCACCCTGCCAGACATGGCAGCCGATGTCTTTACCGCCCCGCTCGCGCGGCCTGCGCACGTCGGTGAGGACTGGCTGGAGCCCGCGCAGACCGATTACACCGCCGCCGATCACAAGGTCTGGGACGATCTCTTCGCCCGCCAGATGGAGGTGCTTCCGGGGCGGGCGTGCAGCGCCTTCATGGCGGGCCTCGAAAAGCTCGATTTGGGGCGCGGGGGTGTTCCCGATTTCGGTCAGCTGACCGAAGAGCTCGGCGCGCTGACCGGGTGGAGCGTCGTGCCCGTCCCCATGCTGATCCCCGATCACGTGTTCTTCTGGCATCTCGCCAACCGCCGCTTCCCGGCGGGCAACTTCATCCGCACGCGCGACTGCATGGATTACATCGAGGAGCCGGACGTGTTCCACGACGTCTTCGGCCATGTCCCGATGCTGACCGACCCCACCTATGCCGACTATATGCAGGAGTATGGCCGCGCCGGGTGGAAGGCGATGCGGTATAACCGGCTGAAGGCCTTGGGCGCGCTCTACTGGTACACGGTCGAATTCGGCCTGATCGAGGAGGCGGGCGGGGTGCGGGCCTATGGCGCGGGCATTCTGTCCGGCCCGACCGAGGCGAAGTTCGCGGTCGAGGCCGAGAGCCCCAATCGCATCATGCTCAACGTCGACCGCGTGATGCGCACCGATTACGTGATCAGCGACCTGCAACCGACCTATTTCGTGATCGAGAGCTTTGCCGATCTCTACCGCCAGACGGTGGAGCGCGATTTCGACCGGCTCTATCGCAGCCTACCGGCCGGGTTCACCTATGCCAATGCGGCGGTGATCGATGTCGACAACGTGCTGCACCGGGGGACGCAGGAATATCACCTGCGCGGCGGGCGGGGGAGCGGGGCCGCTCCGGTCTAG
- a CDS encoding CoA transferase encodes MYNLLNDLSIVEVSSFVASPTAGLYCAQLGAEVIRVDHKAGGLDYNRYMLTREGRSLSWENLNRAKKSVALDLQSGEGRELLVELAAKVGQCITNLPEQSFLSHAAMQAKRADMISLRVMGWHDGRQAMDFTVNAAAGYPLMCGPEEWDPATAPPVNQVLPAWDFITGAYGAFAMLAALRHRDRTGEGSEVRLPLGDVAIGTMANAGLMAEVLYRGGDRERLGNAIWGAFGRDFRARDGVRFMVAALTPKQWSGLVKAFGVEAGIAALEAQHGVRFADGDTPRFQHRADLFALFQSAADEMDYATLEARMAAEACTFERYRTAYEAANDPVLVAGNPLFGPAPANPSGFEYPATRSFANLPGREAGDPAPAPFLGEHSEEVLAEKLGLSTGAIGKLVDAGTVALSDKDR; translated from the coding sequence ATGTATAACCTCCTCAACGACCTCTCCATCGTCGAAGTCTCCAGCTTCGTCGCGTCGCCCACCGCGGGGCTTTACTGCGCGCAGCTGGGCGCGGAGGTGATCCGGGTCGACCACAAGGCGGGCGGGCTCGATTACAATCGCTATATGCTGACCCGCGAAGGGCGCTCGCTCTCGTGGGAGAACCTCAACCGCGCCAAGAAATCGGTCGCGCTCGATCTGCAATCGGGCGAAGGGCGCGAGCTGCTGGTGGAGCTGGCGGCCAAGGTCGGCCAGTGCATCACCAACCTGCCCGAACAAAGCTTCCTCAGCCACGCCGCGATGCAGGCGAAGCGCGCGGACATGATCTCCCTGCGCGTGATGGGCTGGCATGACGGGCGGCAGGCGATGGATTTCACCGTCAACGCCGCCGCCGGCTACCCGCTGATGTGCGGGCCGGAGGAGTGGGACCCCGCGACTGCCCCGCCGGTCAACCAGGTGCTCCCTGCGTGGGATTTCATCACCGGAGCCTACGGCGCCTTCGCCATGCTCGCCGCGCTGCGCCACCGCGACCGGACGGGCGAGGGCAGCGAAGTGCGCCTGCCCTTGGGCGACGTTGCCATCGGCACCATGGCCAATGCGGGTCTGATGGCGGAAGTGCTCTATCGCGGCGGTGACCGCGAGCGATTGGGCAATGCAATCTGGGGCGCGTTCGGGCGGGACTTCCGCGCGCGCGATGGCGTGCGCTTCATGGTCGCAGCGCTCACGCCCAAGCAGTGGAGCGGGCTGGTCAAGGCCTTCGGGGTCGAAGCAGGCATCGCGGCTTTGGAAGCACAGCATGGCGTGCGCTTCGCCGATGGCGACACCCCGCGCTTCCAGCACCGCGCCGATCTCTTCGCCCTGTTCCAGAGCGCGGCGGACGAAATGGACTATGCCACCCTCGAAGCGCGCATGGCTGCCGAAGCCTGCACCTTCGAACGCTACCGCACCGCCTACGAGGCCGCGAATGATCCGGTGCTGGTGGCAGGCAACCCCCTGTTCGGCCCCGCGCCCGCCAACCCCTCGGGCTTCGAATACCCCGCCACCCGCAGCTTCGCAAACCTGCCGGGACGCGAAGCAGGCGATCCTGCGCCCGCGCCTTTTCTGGGCGAGCATTCCGAAGAGGTGCTGGCCGAAAAGCTGGGCTTGTCGACAGGCGCCATCGGCAAGCTGGTCGATGCGGGGACCGTGGCGCTGAGCGACAAGGACAGATAA